One window of Chryseobacterium indologenes genomic DNA carries:
- a CDS encoding DUF488 family protein: MIYTIGHSVHSLEYFIEMLNSFNIKFLADIRRFPGSKKYPWFNKENLEKILPENTIEYIHLEELGGRRKVQPGSINSRWRNESFRGYADYLQTSEFVTSVEKLEHIAREKTTAFMCSEAVWWRCHRSMVSDYLKARGWKVEHIMNIGKIEEHPYTSPARVYDGKVFYSDESLFD; the protein is encoded by the coding sequence ATGATTTATACAATTGGACATTCTGTTCATTCATTGGAGTATTTCATTGAAATGCTTAATTCGTTTAACATTAAATTTTTAGCAGATATCCGGAGATTTCCGGGATCAAAAAAGTATCCGTGGTTCAATAAAGAAAATCTGGAAAAGATACTTCCTGAAAATACTATTGAATATATCCATCTTGAAGAATTAGGAGGGAGGAGAAAGGTACAACCCGGTTCAATAAATAGCCGATGGCGGAATGAATCTTTCCGGGGATATGCTGATTATTTGCAAACCTCAGAATTTGTAACCTCAGTTGAAAAGCTGGAACACATTGCCAGGGAAAAGACAACAGCTTTTATGTGCTCTGAAGCGGTATGGTGGCGCTGTCACAGATCTATGGTTTCTGATTATCTTAAAGCAAGAGGCTGGAAGGTAGAACATATTATGAATATAGGAAAAATAGAAGAACATCCCTATACCTCACCGGCAAGAGTATATGATGGAAAGGTTTTTTATTCAGATGAAAGTTTATTTGATTAA
- a CDS encoding tyrosine-type recombinase/integrase, with protein sequence MFKNQMPNGCSYSDLFIYPNPENISNKKVLSEKDILAKKITINDAMAKEWYVGCKFYDPQSKKYSKGYFWRKKHLAVYKIYEERKAAAEILLDEMQRALNRCYNPIPGVCQFQEVVDTEFHPDLYLFEALEMAFNDHKENISPGYASSIQSNLMTIKPVIFKLQLDTLKIKDTELKHVKKILDNSNLSNNSYNKFRKHFSKLFGILCANSCLIQNPCQYIPTKIHVKKEPKILTTALFESICKYLERSHTDYATYCQIFHMTACRSTELLAVQKKDVNLRKREFTITVKKRRGYVREVRAIIPDAYIFWKYQLSLCRSNEDYLFGEGFSPQARDKPLRKESPNEYWQRNVNSVYNTGTTFYKIKHLFLDRIDALYGSQAAQGMAGHLIGKTTEIYTTLRKKRELELLKKLTLKKTKGLK encoded by the coding sequence ATGTTCAAAAATCAAATGCCGAACGGATGCAGTTATTCTGATCTGTTCATTTATCCGAATCCGGAAAACATTTCCAACAAGAAAGTTCTGTCTGAAAAAGACATCTTAGCAAAGAAAATTACCATTAATGACGCTATGGCTAAAGAGTGGTATGTGGGATGCAAATTTTACGATCCTCAATCAAAGAAATACTCAAAAGGCTATTTCTGGCGAAAGAAACATTTAGCTGTTTACAAAATCTACGAAGAAAGGAAAGCGGCTGCCGAAATACTTTTGGATGAAATGCAAAGAGCGCTTAATAGGTGTTACAATCCGATTCCAGGCGTGTGTCAATTCCAAGAGGTCGTCGATACTGAATTTCATCCTGACCTTTATTTGTTTGAAGCATTAGAAATGGCTTTTAATGATCATAAGGAAAATATAAGCCCGGGTTATGCAAGTTCCATACAATCAAACTTAATGACAATCAAGCCGGTGATTTTTAAATTACAGTTAGATACTCTTAAAATAAAAGATACGGAGTTGAAACATGTGAAGAAAATCTTAGACAACTCAAATCTTTCCAATAATTCATATAATAAATTTAGAAAGCATTTTTCAAAACTATTCGGAATCTTATGCGCAAATTCTTGTTTAATACAAAATCCTTGTCAATATATTCCAACAAAAATACATGTAAAGAAGGAGCCTAAAATTCTTACGACAGCATTGTTTGAGTCGATCTGTAAATACTTAGAAAGATCGCACACCGATTATGCCACTTATTGCCAAATTTTCCACATGACTGCATGTAGATCTACAGAGCTTTTAGCGGTTCAGAAGAAGGATGTAAATCTTAGAAAAAGAGAATTTACAATAACTGTAAAAAAACGAAGAGGCTACGTAAGAGAAGTAAGGGCAATTATTCCTGATGCATATATATTTTGGAAATACCAATTAAGTTTGTGTAGATCAAATGAAGATTACTTGTTCGGCGAGGGATTCTCTCCACAAGCAAGAGATAAGCCTTTACGTAAAGAGTCACCAAATGAATATTGGCAAAGAAATGTAAACAGCGTTTACAATACAGGCACTACTTTTTATAAAATAAAACATCTATTTTTAGATAGAATTGATGCATTGTACGGATCTCAGGCAGCTCAAGGAATGGCTGGACACCTTATAGGCAAAACGACAGAAATTTACACAACCTTAAGAAAGAAAAGGGAATTGGAGTTGCTTAAAAAGCTCACATTAAAGAAAACAAAGGGACTTAAATAG
- a CDS encoding DUF7009 family protein — MKIRIKDNSVRFRLTQSEVAELGKSGVISSFTEFIDRPFIYTIERTDDTELSASFIENKIVLKMPETMITEWISTDRVGFDGQSGLVKILIEKDFVCIDNTLEDQSDNYPNPSLKC, encoded by the coding sequence ATGAAAATAAGAATTAAAGACAATTCAGTAAGATTTCGTCTTACACAGTCTGAAGTTGCAGAACTAGGGAAGAGCGGAGTCATTTCTAGCTTTACAGAATTTATAGACCGTCCGTTTATTTATACTATCGAAAGAACTGATGATACAGAACTTTCTGCATCTTTCATCGAAAATAAAATTGTTCTGAAAATGCCCGAAACAATGATCACAGAATGGATTTCCACAGACAGAGTTGGTTTTGACGGACAATCCGGACTGGTGAAGATTTTAATAGAAAAGGATTTTGTATGCATTGATAATACATTGGAAGATCAAAGCGATAATTATCCTAACCCAAGTTTAAAGTGCTAA
- a CDS encoding Rad52/Rad22 family DNA repair protein gives MADPKMITTADISKSNDLILSIGQLNGVIGKTPEKAKKVRPAKGGGTWTYVSGSYMKKQLNILFGWNWDFEIVSEQILVDAGEVVVKGKLTCRSNGQTIVKMQYGNKDIMFKKGTKTPLSIGNDLKAAATDALKKCAAEIGIAQDVYGPEDFKDVEVVDEITTGKSNTEKMQAHGQL, from the coding sequence ATGGCAGATCCTAAAATGATAACCACGGCCGACATTAGCAAGTCTAATGACCTGATCTTATCTATCGGCCAGTTGAACGGTGTGATTGGCAAAACACCAGAAAAAGCAAAGAAAGTTCGACCTGCTAAAGGTGGCGGTACATGGACGTATGTCTCTGGCTCTTACATGAAAAAGCAACTAAATATTTTGTTCGGTTGGAATTGGGATTTCGAGATCGTGTCAGAGCAGATTTTAGTTGACGCAGGTGAAGTCGTTGTTAAGGGCAAATTAACCTGTAGATCCAACGGCCAAACAATTGTTAAGATGCAATACGGCAATAAAGATATAATGTTCAAAAAAGGCACTAAAACCCCTCTATCAATAGGTAATGACTTAAAAGCGGCTGCTACAGATGCGCTTAAGAAATGCGCTGCAGAAATTGGAATTGCTCAGGACGTTTATGGTCCTGAGGATTTTAAAGATGTTGAAGTAGTTGATGAGATTACTACGGGCAAGTCTAACACAGAAAAAATGCAAGCTCATGGTCAACTATAA
- the fdhD gene encoding formate dehydrogenase accessory sulfurtransferase FdhD, with protein MKADLLSNKSVKQLEIVKVNGNNSFLFTDDISIEEPLEIRVSYLAADQKESKNISVTMRTPGNDAELAAGFLFTEGIISNRNQIKNIHYPESECSRNNENVVIVELVDNFVPELRKADRNFYTTSSCGVCGKGSIESIRTVSPFLHQKKENTIVSLEIIYQLSEKLCSFQNNFSATGGIHASGIFDLEGNLLALREDVGRHNALDKLIGHALSADLPPLTDKILVLSGRASFELIQKAAMAGITIVAAIGAPSSLAVDLAKEFDITLLGFLRDNRFNIYHNGSHFKIENLL; from the coding sequence ATGAAAGCCGATCTGTTATCCAATAAATCAGTCAAGCAGTTAGAAATTGTCAAAGTCAATGGAAACAACAGTTTCCTTTTTACAGATGATATTTCTATAGAAGAACCTTTGGAAATAAGGGTTTCATATCTGGCAGCGGATCAAAAAGAATCTAAAAATATATCCGTAACCATGCGGACTCCCGGAAATGATGCAGAGTTGGCAGCAGGTTTTTTATTTACAGAAGGAATCATTTCCAACCGGAATCAGATTAAAAATATACATTACCCGGAATCAGAATGTTCCAGAAACAATGAAAATGTTGTAATCGTTGAGCTTGTCGATAATTTTGTTCCTGAACTTAGGAAAGCCGACCGGAACTTTTACACGACTTCCAGTTGTGGCGTATGCGGAAAAGGCTCCATAGAATCTATACGAACCGTAAGCCCTTTCCTTCATCAGAAAAAAGAAAATACGATTGTTTCCCTTGAAATCATCTATCAGTTATCCGAAAAATTATGCTCTTTCCAGAATAATTTCAGTGCTACAGGAGGTATACATGCTTCCGGTATCTTTGATTTGGAAGGCAACTTGCTTGCTTTACGAGAAGATGTAGGAAGGCATAATGCATTGGATAAACTTATAGGCCATGCATTATCAGCGGATTTGCCTCCCCTTACGGATAAAATTCTGGTTTTAAGCGGCAGGGCCAGTTTTGAACTTATTCAGAAAGCGGCAATGGCAGGAATTACGATTGTTGCAGCAATAGGCGCACCTTCCAGTCTGGCGGTAGATCTTGCAAAAGAATTTGATATTACCTTATTGGGCTTTCTCCGGGATAACCGTTTTAATATTTACCATAACGGGAGCCATTTTAAAATTGAAAATTTATTATGA
- a CDS encoding molybdenum cofactor biosynthesis protein MoaE translates to MIDIKITDNPLDIKECFTLASDPACGGIASFVGTVRNHTKDKTVTRLEYECYESMAVKEMRKIADKAIVLFSVKNIVVHHRTGTLFPGDTAVIIVVSDGHRNAVFDACSYIIETIKQTVPIWKKEVLENGEEWVSAHP, encoded by the coding sequence ATGATAGATATAAAAATAACAGATAATCCACTGGATATCAAAGAATGTTTTACCCTTGCTTCCGATCCGGCATGCGGGGGAATTGCGTCATTTGTAGGAACAGTACGAAATCATACCAAAGACAAAACTGTCACCAGGCTGGAGTATGAGTGCTATGAATCTATGGCCGTTAAGGAGATGCGGAAAATTGCAGATAAAGCTATTGTTTTGTTTTCGGTAAAAAATATTGTAGTTCACCATCGTACCGGAACTTTATTTCCCGGCGATACAGCGGTGATAATCGTCGTAAGCGATGGGCATAGAAATGCGGTTTTCGATGCGTGCAGCTATATTATTGAGACGATCAAGCAAACTGTTCCCATCTGGAAAAAAGAAGTGCTGGAAAACGGAGAAGAATGGGTTTCTGCACATCCCTAA
- a CDS encoding DUF4468 domain-containing protein, translated as MKKILFVLAIILGVLVFSQELKYEEVVHVDSTATKEELYNRARSWVRKTFNKKNSIIEVDNKASGEIIASGIVDYRKRKNYFGASCVEGPVRLTLSIYVKDGRYKYVFHSFDHKGSGGSGCRHTDYGIITLDDKAPKPSWGEPRDKAWNDIKAFISETVLLNVSDLKKAMNIQSDISKDW; from the coding sequence ATGAAAAAAATATTATTTGTATTAGCCATTATTTTGGGAGTATTAGTTTTTTCTCAGGAGCTAAAATATGAAGAAGTAGTACATGTTGATTCAACTGCCACGAAGGAAGAATTATATAATAGAGCAAGGAGTTGGGTAAGAAAAACTTTCAATAAAAAAAATAGTATAATTGAAGTTGATAATAAAGCTTCTGGAGAAATAATAGCAAGTGGAATAGTTGATTACAGAAAACGTAAAAATTACTTTGGAGCTTCATGTGTCGAAGGCCCTGTAAGGTTAACTCTTAGTATTTATGTAAAGGATGGTAGATACAAATACGTTTTTCATTCATTCGATCACAAGGGGTCTGGAGGATCTGGCTGTAGACATACAGATTATGGCATTATCACTTTAGATGATAAGGCTCCTAAGCCAAGCTGGGGAGAACCTAGGGACAAAGCATGGAATGATATAAAAGCGTTTATAAGTGAAACTGTACTGCTTAATGTAAGTGATCTAAAAAAGGCAATGAATATACAGTCTGATATAAGTAAAGACTGGTAA
- a CDS encoding molybdopterin-dependent oxidoreductase, with product MKKLFFAVIISFYGIVSAQTGFKLKISGEIVQPLELSLSDLSQMPQQEAILKDKEGKTHAYTGVSIQDILTWAKVPSGKDLHGENLSKYLLVKCADGYQVLFSLAELDSSIADKKVIVADMMDGKPLLKEKGPLRMIAEGEKKPARSSYQVTELIIGSVKK from the coding sequence ATGAAGAAACTTTTTTTTGCGGTCATAATTTCTTTTTATGGCATAGTATCAGCTCAAACTGGATTTAAATTAAAAATTTCCGGAGAAATTGTACAACCTTTGGAATTAAGTCTGTCCGATCTTTCACAAATGCCTCAACAAGAAGCAATATTGAAGGATAAAGAAGGAAAAACACACGCTTATACAGGAGTTTCTATTCAGGATATTCTTACTTGGGCTAAAGTTCCTTCAGGGAAAGATTTACATGGAGAAAATCTGTCGAAATATCTTCTTGTAAAATGTGCAGATGGATATCAGGTTTTATTTTCTCTGGCAGAACTTGATTCATCAATTGCTGATAAGAAAGTAATTGTTGCGGATATGATGGATGGAAAACCTTTATTAAAGGAGAAAGGTCCGTTACGTATGATTGCCGAAGGAGAAAAGAAACCTGCGCGCAGCAGTTATCAGGTTACGGAATTGATCATAGGATCAGTGAAAAAATAA
- a CDS encoding FdhF/YdeP family oxidoreductase — protein sequence MENRDEFNTIREDKGQLPSAEPPYKLLDLKLKPPKLWAAGVPAVIHSLDQLVLNASVLRGGRALFSMNQFDGFDCPSCAWPDPDDERSKLGEYCENGAKALAEEATSKTIGAEFFRDNSVYDLAKLTDFEISQLGRIAEPMYLPKGGTHYQPISWDDAFAKISEKLNALDSPNEAIFYTSGRTSNEATWVYQLFAREFGTNNFPDCSNMCHETSGYALSRSIGIGKGTVKLEDFYDTDLIMIIGQNPGTNSPRMLSALTKGKKNGAKIMAINPLPEAGLKGFKNPQEVRALLNKPYELSDLYLPVRINGDMALLKALQILVLEEETKNPGKVLDQDFIINKTAGFNELVEELKRYDLNFLSEECGISVEDLRDAAQMIASKKRIIICWGMGITQQHNGVEMIYNIVNLLLMKGSIGIQGGGACPVRGHSNVQGNRTLLINHHPTTEQLDRLEEYYGFKVPREGGYDVVNALKAMHQEKVKFMFCMGGNFLSAAPDTTFTAEAMRKLEMSVIVSVKLNRGHLIHGKEALILPVISRSEKDMINGELQHVSTENSMGVVEWSRGVLDPISKHLINETHVACRMAKAVLGERSVVDWDQFINSYDAVRNDIEQCIPGFENYNERVVQKGGFYLPNGPRDGIFNSEFYPGKAAFNITAVPDNSLADDEYLMGTTRTHDQFNTVVYGLNDRYRGIFNERRIVMMNEKDIEKAGLKEGDHVDLFNYDDGIERIAPLFIVVKYPIPQKSTMTYFPETNVLVSINNVVNGANMPASKYVRIKIRKHSPDIFKKIDDHVIAAAGTGLEPS from the coding sequence ATGGAAAACAGAGATGAATTCAATACAATAAGAGAGGACAAAGGTCAGTTACCTTCAGCAGAGCCTCCTTATAAATTGCTGGATTTGAAATTGAAACCACCAAAACTCTGGGCAGCGGGGGTTCCGGCTGTTATCCATTCATTGGACCAGCTGGTGCTCAATGCCTCTGTTCTCCGTGGAGGAAGGGCACTTTTCAGTATGAATCAGTTTGACGGTTTTGATTGTCCGAGCTGTGCCTGGCCGGATCCGGATGACGAACGCTCCAAATTAGGTGAATACTGTGAAAACGGTGCAAAAGCCCTGGCGGAAGAGGCAACCTCAAAAACAATTGGGGCAGAGTTTTTCAGAGACAATTCAGTGTATGATTTAGCAAAACTTACAGATTTTGAAATCAGCCAGTTAGGAAGAATTGCAGAACCAATGTATCTTCCTAAAGGCGGAACCCATTATCAGCCAATAAGCTGGGATGATGCTTTTGCAAAAATTTCAGAAAAACTGAACGCTCTGGATTCTCCTAATGAAGCCATATTCTATACCTCGGGACGAACCAGCAATGAAGCCACATGGGTGTACCAGCTGTTTGCCCGTGAATTCGGAACCAATAACTTTCCGGACTGTTCCAATATGTGCCACGAAACCTCTGGTTATGCACTTTCCAGAAGCATTGGGATTGGAAAAGGAACGGTAAAGCTGGAAGATTTTTATGATACCGATCTCATTATGATCATAGGGCAAAATCCCGGTACCAATTCACCGAGAATGCTTTCTGCCCTGACAAAAGGGAAAAAGAACGGGGCAAAAATTATGGCCATCAATCCGCTTCCTGAAGCTGGTTTAAAAGGTTTCAAAAATCCTCAGGAAGTTCGTGCTTTGCTGAATAAGCCTTATGAATTGTCAGATTTATATCTTCCCGTCAGGATTAATGGAGATATGGCACTTTTAAAAGCCCTGCAGATTCTGGTATTGGAAGAAGAGACTAAAAATCCAGGAAAAGTTCTTGATCAGGATTTTATAATTAATAAAACGGCAGGGTTCAACGAATTGGTTGAAGAATTGAAACGCTATGACCTTAATTTCCTATCAGAAGAATGTGGAATTTCGGTTGAAGATCTAAGAGACGCCGCACAGATGATTGCTTCAAAAAAACGTATTATTATTTGTTGGGGCATGGGAATTACCCAGCAACATAATGGCGTGGAAATGATTTATAATATTGTGAATCTCCTGTTGATGAAAGGAAGCATAGGAATTCAGGGTGGAGGAGCGTGTCCTGTTCGCGGCCACAGCAATGTGCAGGGGAACAGAACATTATTGATTAACCATCATCCTACGACTGAACAATTAGACAGATTAGAAGAATATTATGGCTTTAAAGTTCCCAGAGAAGGCGGTTATGATGTTGTAAACGCATTGAAAGCAATGCATCAGGAAAAGGTGAAGTTTATGTTCTGTATGGGTGGGAATTTCCTTTCGGCAGCACCGGATACAACCTTTACCGCAGAAGCCATGCGAAAACTGGAAATGTCTGTGATTGTCTCTGTAAAACTGAACAGAGGCCATCTTATCCATGGAAAAGAAGCTTTGATCTTACCGGTAATTTCCCGAAGTGAAAAAGATATGATTAATGGAGAACTCCAGCATGTAAGTACAGAAAATTCAATGGGTGTTGTGGAATGGTCAAGAGGTGTTCTCGATCCTATTTCAAAGCACCTCATCAACGAAACGCATGTTGCCTGCAGAATGGCAAAAGCTGTTTTAGGTGAACGTTCTGTAGTAGATTGGGATCAATTTATTAATAGCTATGATGCCGTTCGTAATGATATTGAACAATGTATTCCGGGATTTGAAAACTATAACGAAAGAGTAGTGCAGAAAGGAGGCTTTTACCTTCCGAATGGGCCGAGGGATGGCATCTTCAACAGTGAGTTTTATCCGGGAAAAGCAGCTTTCAATATAACCGCTGTGCCTGACAATTCGCTTGCTGATGATGAATATCTGATGGGAACCACCAGAACACACGACCAGTTCAATACAGTTGTTTATGGCTTGAATGACCGTTACCGTGGGATTTTCAATGAAAGAAGAATTGTCATGATGAACGAAAAAGATATTGAGAAGGCCGGCCTTAAAGAAGGAGACCACGTAGACCTTTTCAATTATGATGATGGAATCGAAAGAATAGCTCCTCTTTTTATTGTCGTAAAATATCCTATTCCACAGAAAAGTACCATGACCTATTTTCCGGAAACCAATGTTTTGGTATCCATCAATAACGTAGTAAATGGCGCCAATATGCCTGCTTCAAAATATGTCCGTATCAAAATCCGGAAACACAGTCCTGATATTTTTAAAAAGATTGATGATCACGTAATTGCAGCAGCCGGAACAGGTCTGGAACCATCTTAA
- a CDS encoding bestrophin family protein, with translation MIIRKKEHWFRMLFVWHGSVLPALLPRLGLLLMLSLLVTYFHGTILSFKVPLNPAPLTLFGFVLALFLGFRNNASYDRFWEGRKLWGALLNTARALTRQALTLKNFNNQVSVHHFVQLLSAFVFALKHQLRGTDAYEDLQVRLNEDELKIVAASKYKPAVIMRLLAEWVQKAKEEGGMDSIQQARFDENFDKLSDILGGCERIISTPIPYSYRVLLHRTVYIYCFLLPFGLVDSLGWFTPLIVVFVAYTFVAFEAIADEIEEPFGTDANDLALNSMCIMIDETIHEMAGEQIAASQKITQNIID, from the coding sequence ATGATCATAAGAAAAAAGGAACACTGGTTCAGAATGCTTTTTGTATGGCACGGTTCTGTTTTGCCTGCATTGCTTCCCCGTTTGGGATTGCTTTTAATGCTTTCTTTATTGGTGACCTATTTCCATGGAACCATTCTTTCATTTAAGGTGCCGTTAAACCCTGCACCCCTTACACTTTTCGGTTTTGTATTGGCCTTATTTCTCGGATTCAGAAACAATGCCAGCTATGACCGCTTCTGGGAAGGACGTAAATTATGGGGAGCTTTGTTGAACACGGCCCGCGCATTGACCCGCCAGGCACTCACCTTGAAAAATTTTAATAATCAGGTTTCAGTTCATCATTTTGTTCAGCTGCTGAGTGCTTTTGTCTTTGCGCTGAAACATCAGCTGAGAGGAACAGATGCCTATGAAGATTTACAGGTAAGGCTTAATGAAGACGAACTGAAAATTGTAGCAGCATCCAAATATAAACCGGCAGTTATTATGAGATTGCTTGCAGAATGGGTTCAGAAAGCAAAAGAGGAAGGCGGTATGGATTCTATTCAGCAGGCACGCTTTGATGAAAATTTTGATAAGCTTTCTGATATTTTGGGAGGATGCGAAAGAATTATTTCAACACCCATTCCTTATAGCTATAGAGTTTTGCTGCATCGGACGGTGTATATCTATTGTTTCTTGCTGCCGTTTGGACTGGTAGATTCATTAGGATGGTTTACACCGCTTATTGTGGTATTTGTAGCTTATACCTTTGTTGCTTTTGAAGCGATAGCGGATGAGATTGAGGAGCCATTTGGAACAGATGCCAACGATTTGGCTCTTAATAGTATGTGCATAATGATTGATGAAACAATTCATGAGATGGCCGGAGAACAGATTGCTGCTTCTCAAAAAATAACTCAGAATATTATTGATTGA
- a CDS encoding YqaJ viral recombinase family protein, whose amino-acid sequence MVNYKGFQNDEEWLNFRASYFTASEIYKLLSEPKISAADRETANFEKLLSVGAKSYVSDCVAEMLSPPEPQYYNSAMERGNEVEPRVAERIAKELGKTINDDDFIYTSVGERIFFYNDEYNLGSTPDVIILNKMICEVKCPKSKTHLKYLMIKSVEDFFKVSKDESPSSKDSLKKHYGQMQLNMFLTNTDKCLFVSFDDRFFNPEHHYHSVLIPRDEEYIKKLLEKSKYGKEYKEQILKTINEKSCQPKKSRIKASSENKQTSFTGTTSSQRSTTKKIITDSGSGI is encoded by the coding sequence ATGGTCAACTATAAAGGCTTCCAAAATGATGAAGAATGGTTGAATTTCCGTGCAAGTTATTTTACAGCAAGCGAGATTTATAAACTTCTTTCAGAGCCGAAAATAAGTGCAGCTGATAGAGAAACTGCAAATTTTGAGAAATTACTCAGTGTTGGTGCAAAATCCTACGTTTCCGATTGTGTTGCTGAAATGCTTTCACCGCCAGAACCACAATATTATAATTCAGCAATGGAAAGAGGTAATGAAGTTGAACCTAGAGTAGCAGAACGAATTGCAAAAGAATTAGGCAAAACTATTAATGATGATGATTTTATTTACACATCAGTCGGCGAAAGAATTTTCTTCTATAATGATGAATACAATTTAGGCAGCACCCCGGATGTAATTATTCTTAATAAAATGATTTGCGAGGTTAAGTGTCCGAAATCTAAAACACATCTTAAATACTTAATGATTAAATCAGTAGAAGATTTTTTCAAAGTAAGTAAAGACGAATCGCCATCATCAAAAGATTCTTTAAAAAAACATTACGGTCAAATGCAATTAAATATGTTTTTGACAAATACCGATAAGTGCCTTTTTGTAAGCTTCGATGATCGTTTCTTCAATCCTGAGCATCATTATCATTCAGTGTTAATTCCACGTGATGAAGAGTACATAAAAAAGCTTTTGGAGAAGTCCAAATACGGCAAAGAATACAAAGAACAAATCCTAAAAACCATTAATGAAAAATCATGTCAACCAAAGAAATCAAGGATAAAAGCGAGTTCAGAGAACAAGCAGACAAGTTTTACAGGGACAACTTCATCCCAAAGGTCTACGACAAAGAAGATCATCACCGATTCTGGCTCTGGTATTTAG
- a CDS encoding HesA/MoeB/ThiF family protein, which yields MSDPFERYHCQIALPGFGISSQELLHHAKVLIVGMGGLGCPTAQYLVSSGIGTIAIADDDLVSESNLHRQILYTPQDIGTYKVDAAAKKLQQQNPAVSIIPYRLKVTSSNVMDLISEFDLIVEGTDNFETKCLLNDACVLAGKPLVYGAIYQYEGQVSIWNVLQQDGTYSPNYRDVFPDAEESQVPNCREGGVIPTLAGIIGCMQANEVIKYFTQPQDVLAGKLWLMNVLNGKTQVIKLRKTSVQITALPQTVQVITFEQLMQEKDYFEIIDVRSVEEHQHFNIGGINIPVEELQYHVDSFFSLSKPLLVYCQSGKRSAEAVRKIKKVFPDKEVFSLKGGINTIQP from the coding sequence ATGAGTGATCCTTTTGAACGCTATCACTGCCAGATTGCTTTACCGGGTTTTGGTATTTCTTCCCAGGAATTGCTTCATCATGCTAAAGTTCTGATTGTGGGTATGGGAGGTCTTGGCTGCCCCACGGCACAATATCTTGTTTCTTCAGGAATAGGAACAATTGCTATTGCGGATGATGATCTCGTCTCGGAAAGCAACCTGCACCGCCAGATTCTATATACTCCCCAGGATATCGGAACGTATAAAGTAGATGCTGCTGCAAAAAAACTTCAACAGCAAAACCCAGCTGTTTCCATAATTCCTTATCGTCTGAAAGTAACTTCCTCCAATGTTATGGATTTGATTTCTGAATTCGATCTTATTGTGGAAGGAACAGATAATTTTGAAACGAAATGTCTGTTGAATGATGCCTGTGTTCTGGCTGGAAAACCTTTAGTTTATGGTGCTATTTATCAATATGAAGGCCAGGTAAGCATCTGGAATGTCTTACAGCAAGACGGCACCTACTCCCCCAATTACCGGGATGTTTTCCCTGATGCGGAAGAATCTCAGGTTCCTAACTGCAGAGAAGGCGGTGTAATTCCTACATTGGCAGGCATCATTGGATGTATGCAGGCCAATGAAGTTATAAAATATTTTACGCAGCCACAGGATGTATTAGCAGGAAAATTATGGCTGATGAATGTTCTGAACGGCAAAACCCAGGTTATTAAATTAAGAAAAACATCTGTACAAATTACAGCTTTGCCCCAGACTGTTCAGGTTATTACGTTTGAACAGCTGATGCAGGAGAAGGATTATTTTGAAATTATAGATGTACGTTCTGTGGAAGAGCACCAACATTTCAATATCGGCGGAATCAATATTCCTGTGGAAGAACTACAATATCATGTAGATTCCTTTTTCAGTTTGTCAAAACCTCTTTTGGTGTATTGCCAATCCGGGAAGCGTAGTGCAGAAGCTGTAAGAAAGATAAAAAAGGTTTTCCCTGACAAAGAAGTGTTTTCATTAAAAGGCGGTATTAATACCATACAGCCTTAG
- a CDS encoding MoaD/ThiS family protein — MKLKILAFGITKDIFGTPEKEIEIDEGADIKALKTLLEKDFPELKKLKSYFIAVDDEYAEDSHIVTVSNEIAIIPPVSGG; from the coding sequence ATGAAACTCAAAATATTAGCATTCGGAATAACGAAAGACATTTTCGGAACCCCGGAAAAAGAAATAGAAATAGATGAAGGTGCAGATATCAAAGCACTGAAAACACTGTTGGAAAAAGACTTTCCGGAACTGAAAAAACTTAAATCCTATTTTATTGCCGTTGATGATGAATATGCAGAAGACAGCCACATTGTAACGGTTTCTAACGAAATAGCAATAATTCCTCCGGTAAGCGGCGGATAA